Sequence from the Nocardiopsis sp. YSL2 genome:
AGGGGACCTGGTAGGAGATGTCGAAGCTCGCGTAGCCGTCCGCGGGGTTGCCCTCGGGCGGGTCGGCCAGGAGGCTGCTGCACGAGGAGGTGTTGTCCTGGACGGACTTGGTGCCGTCCTCGGTCAGCAGGAAGTCCGACTGGACCTGCTCGGTGAAGGCCTCGCAGGGCTCGGTGGGAACCTCGTAGGGCGGCTCACCGTCGGGCTCGGCGTCGGGCTCGACGGTGTCGTCGTCCTCGGGGGCCTCCTCGCCGGCGGTCTCGGCCTCGGTGGCCTCGACCTGCCGGTCCGCGACCGCGGTGCCGCCGTCGTTGCCGTTCGTGACGAGCATGACCACGACGGCGATGACGAGGACGATGATGATCGCGCCACCGCCGATGACGACCCACAGGCCGGCCTTGCTGCCGCCGCCCTGGGGCTGGTGCGGTGGCGGGGGGTAGCCGGGGCCGACCGGACCACCGGGGCCGACCGGACCACCGGGACCGCCGGGACCGCCGTAGGGCGGCTGGCCGCCCGCGTACATCCCCTGGTCCTGCCCGCCGGCGTAGCCGCCGTAGCCGGGCTGGCCACCGGTGTTCGGGTCGCCGCCGAAGGGCATACCGCCCTGCGGCTGGCCGTAGGGAGGCTGGCCCGGGCCGGGCTCCCCACCACCGTAGGGGTTCGGTGGCTGGTTGTAAGGTCCGTTTTCGCTCATGGCTCCCCTCGCCCGGTGATGTGCTGACCGTGTTGTCTGGGACGCGTGTGCGCCGCCCTGGGTTCTCACGACTTCCGCGCGCCCGTTCGCGGCTGAGCCGGTACGGCACGGGAGTCGTGTGGGGAGGTCGCCACCCGTGGTCACCGGCCGCGGGCGAGAGCGGGTGGGTGGCGGGTGTGCGTTCCCCGTGTGTGGAGGAGGCCCCCAGAAGTGCTGGGGGCACCGACCGCCGACGCGAAGCCGGGTCGCTACTCGCGGGCAGGGGCCGGAACCTGATGCATCCTAACCGGGCAGACGGTCGCCCAGCAGGGCCGGGCCCGTGGTAGCGGAGGGAATCGTCACCGTTTTGTGCTGGTCGCGCACCTGGCCCGCATCGGAGTGACGCGATCGTGATGTTCTGGCCTGGACGTGCCCGGGGTGCTCGGGGTAATGGAACCGGGCCGGAGTGGCGGGTGCGGCCGATCCGCGGTCGGCCGCACGGCCCCGGGCGGACACGGAGCGCGCCGGGGAGGCTCTGCTGCGTGACCGCGGCACTGGTGTGGTGGCCGGATGCGGCCACCACACGCCGATCGGCGACCTCCCGGCTCCGTGACGTCCTAGAACATCGAGATGTGCACGTGGTCGAAGTGGTTCTCGGTGATACTGCCGCGGTCGGCCATGTCGCGCCAGCCGGTGTCACCGCGGCGCACGTCCCAGATCTGCTGGCGGTAGATCACGTACATGATCCCCAGGTCCTCGGCGTTCTCCCGGGCCCACTCGGCGATCGCCCAGCCGCGGTCGATCTGGTTCTGCGGGGGCATCGAACCGTTGGCGTCCACCATGAAGTCGCAGGCCCGGCCCTTGGGGTGCTCACCGACGATCCAGCCGCCGACCGGCCGGTAACAGCCCACGCCGCCCACGTCGCGCCCCTCGCCGAACTCCTCGATCACCAGCGCGCGCATCTGCTCGGTCCGCGGCGTGATGTTGTACCGGCCGCCCATCTCCTGCACCGGGTAGTCGGCGATCATCCGCTGCACCTCGCGCCGGCGCTCCTCCAGCTCGTCCAGGTCCGCCTCGACCTCCTCCAGCTGCTCGTTCGCGTTCTCCTGCGCGACCTCGTCGCGCGACAACGCCTGGTTCAGCTGGTCGATCTTGTCCTGGTTGCTGGTCGAGAGGTAGTCCACGACGATCGCGCGGTCGATGACCTCGTCGGGCTCGGCGTCCACGAACAGCGACATCGACGGATCGATCCCGCTGCCGGTGTAGGTCGCGACGGCCAACGATCGCACCTGCTCCCGGGCCCCCTCGACCTCCTCGCGGGTGCCCTCGGCGCGGGCCGCGGCGCGCTCGGCGTCCTCGATCACGCCCTCCATGTCGCGCAGCTCGCCCTGGTACTCCTCGCTCAGGGTCCCGGCCCGCTCGCGGAGGGAGTCCAGGCTCTCCTGCGGCTCGCCGGGCAGGGACGCCCACGCCGTGGCCTGGGGCACGGCCAGTATCGCCGCGACCAGTGCCACGGCCGCCACCGCCGCGGTGCGCGCGCCTGCGGCGGGCCTCGGCACGCGCGGAAGGACCGCTTCCACGGCGTCGGACCAGGTCCAGCCGCCACGGTCGGGCGCCCAGAAGTCGGCGAAGGGATCCGTCGCGTCGCCGCGCGCGGACGCTTCGTCCACGCTGTTCAGATCGTCGGACTGCACGGTGGGTCGCTCCTCGTGCCCGTGTGCGCCCGCCGCGGACGCGGTGAGCGCGGTGGGCGCAGATACTCGTCTCGTCCGGCCGGGCCCGGAGACCTGTGGGGAGGCCGGGGCCCGTTCCCTCGCGCACGCCGTCCACGGGGGCGAGAGTCACGGGACGGTAATGAGTGTAGGCACTCACACGGAGATCGGGGCTGCCTCGGTCGACCTCACGCCTCTGACAAGGCACGATGTGGCAGAAATTACCCGATATCGGTCACCGGATCTGGTGTTCCGACCCTGGGGTCCGTGGTTGGCTGGTGGGCGTGAAGGCTTCAGTGCTCGACTCGTCCAGCCCCGCCGCGGCCCCGGCGCACACCACTCGGTGGTGTCGGCCGGCCCCCGGCGGTCGTTGTCGCGCCCACTTCTAGCGGCCCCTCGTCCGGCCGCCGCCGCACCGCTTCCCCGCCTTCGGGGAGCGCCTGCCCGCACGCCGTCACGGCGCGCCGCCGCCGCCCGCGTGCCGGGCCCTCCGTACGCTCTGACGTGGGCGTCAACCCCACGCTGAGTCCTCGCGTCCCCGTGTGCCGCCACCGGGTGCCGTGACTCCACCGCTGAGACGTCGATGGGAAGACCGTGATTGACGCAGTGGGCCTGCACAAGGTCTACAGGTTGAAGAAGCGCCGGGTGACCGCCCTCAACGGGGTGGACCTGCGGGTCGAGCCCGGCGAGATCTACGGGGTCGTGGGCCAGAGCGGTGCGGGCAAGAGCACCCTCCTGCGCACGGTGAACCTCCTGGAGCGCCCCGACGCCGGGACCGTGCGCGTGGCCG
This genomic interval carries:
- a CDS encoding DUF3558 domain-containing protein, which produces MSENGPYNQPPNPYGGGEPGPGQPPYGQPQGGMPFGGDPNTGGQPGYGGYAGGQDQGMYAGGQPPYGGPGGPGGPVGPGGPVGPGYPPPPHQPQGGGSKAGLWVVIGGGAIIIVLVIAVVVMLVTNGNDGGTAVADRQVEATEAETAGEEAPEDDDTVEPDAEPDGEPPYEVPTEPCEAFTEQVQSDFLLTEDGTKSVQDNTSSCSSLLADPPEGNPADGYASFDISYQVPYSAADSVEAATDDFNRALEDVTGQSDYTNYVADGVDENKEIDLGDQAQYVTTVYDYVGTEVPQAVVLIRTANLNIRIEYQVNPPFSNEDAEVTLPDNVEDIMTGAANEALALVGT